A single window of Chitinophaga sp. XS-30 DNA harbors:
- a CDS encoding FecR family protein: MNDSDFIKLAGRISDGTASDEEIAWYNAYLDAIAAKAEIKMVQENTGREIKRRINDRLFLRRRRRRLVLASMAAAALLTGIALTWLLFTGNKGDHSSQVAALAEDKAPGSNRAVLTLGGGRKIALDDAAAGNLALQGGARIRKSAGNEIVYESAPPATGKDIPAIVFNTITTPRGGQFQIRLPDGTKVWLNSASSLRFPTFFDGLERKVELTGEGYFEVAENKAHPFLVKSSGQTIQVLGTHFNINAYADDGLVRTTLLEGSVLVHGEKNSNKLMPGEQSQLNMRSGSIYKTKADIEQVMAWKHGNFLFNDTYLPDIMKQLSRWYDVEVIEKDIPRIRYNGGIPRSMQLSDVLKMLEETGNIKFHLVNNTITIKH, encoded by the coding sequence ATGAACGACTCGGATTTTATTAAACTGGCTGGCAGAATTAGCGATGGTACGGCTTCCGATGAGGAAATCGCATGGTATAACGCATATCTTGACGCGATTGCGGCAAAAGCAGAGATAAAAATGGTACAGGAGAATACCGGCAGGGAAATCAAGCGGAGGATTAATGACCGGCTTTTCCTGCGTCGCCGGAGGAGACGGTTGGTACTGGCTTCGATGGCCGCCGCAGCATTGCTCACAGGCATTGCGTTGACCTGGTTATTGTTCACCGGCAATAAAGGCGACCATTCTTCACAGGTCGCAGCCTTGGCTGAAGACAAAGCACCAGGGAGCAACCGGGCTGTATTGACGCTTGGTGGCGGACGGAAGATTGCGCTGGATGATGCGGCAGCGGGCAACCTTGCTTTGCAGGGAGGTGCCCGCATCAGAAAGTCTGCCGGTAACGAGATCGTGTATGAGTCAGCGCCGCCCGCCACGGGAAAAGATATACCGGCGATCGTATTTAATACGATCACTACACCAAGAGGAGGGCAGTTCCAGATACGTTTGCCGGACGGCACAAAGGTCTGGCTCAACTCCGCTTCTTCGCTAAGATTCCCCACCTTTTTTGACGGACTTGAAAGAAAAGTAGAACTGACAGGTGAAGGGTATTTTGAAGTGGCGGAAAACAAGGCCCATCCTTTTCTTGTGAAATCATCCGGACAAACGATACAGGTACTGGGTACGCATTTTAATATTAATGCTTACGCTGACGACGGCCTGGTGCGAACGACCTTGCTGGAAGGGAGCGTACTGGTGCATGGAGAGAAGAACAGTAATAAACTGATGCCGGGTGAGCAATCGCAGCTGAACATGCGCTCCGGCTCCATATACAAAACCAAAGCAGATATTGAGCAGGTCATGGCCTGGAAGCATGGCAATTTTTTGTTTAACGATACCTATTTACCTGATATTATGAAACAATTATCCCGCTGGTACGATGTAGAGGTAATTGAAAAAGACATTCCGCGTATCCGCTATAACGGAGGTATCCCGCGTTCCATGCAACTTTCCGATGTACTGAAAATGCTGGAGGAAACAGGCAACATAAAATTCCACCTGGTGAATAATACAATTACAATAAAACACTGA
- the glpK gene encoding glycerol kinase GlpK: MEAQFIMALDQGTTSSRAIIFDKEGNIVAVAQKEFRQIFPEPGWVEHDPNEIWSTQAGVAAEVIVKAGTSGDNIAAIGITNQRETTIVWDRKTGKPLYNAIVWQDRRTAAFCDELRNRGLAEDIRSRTGLILDAYFSGTKVKWILDNVEGARQRAEAGELAFGTVDTWLIWNFTKGKLHITDVSNASRTMLYNIHTQQWDESLLELMGIPASMLPEVRASSEIYGHTEATLTPYEIPIAGIAGDQQAALFGQMCIEPGMVKNTYGTGCFMMLNTGDKAIESGNNLLTTIAWRIDGKTQYALEGSIFIGGAVVQWLRDGLGIIRHSADVEALALSVKDTDGVYLVPAFAGLGAPHWNQYARGTIVGMTRGTKDAHIARAALDSIAYQTMDVLKAMEADAGMKIAELRVDGGATANNLLMQFQADIMETNVVRPKVTETTALGAAYLAGLATGFWDSIETIRSQWKEDARFAPEMETSKREQLTKGWERAIRAAKVWAEQ, translated from the coding sequence ATGGAAGCACAATTCATTATGGCCCTGGACCAGGGAACCACCAGCTCCCGGGCGATCATTTTTGACAAGGAAGGAAACATTGTAGCCGTAGCCCAGAAGGAGTTCAGACAGATCTTCCCTGAACCGGGATGGGTAGAGCATGATCCCAACGAGATCTGGTCCACCCAGGCAGGCGTTGCCGCCGAAGTGATCGTAAAAGCCGGTACCAGCGGGGACAATATCGCGGCCATCGGCATTACCAACCAGCGGGAAACCACTATTGTATGGGACCGTAAAACAGGCAAACCTTTATATAATGCTATCGTGTGGCAGGACAGGCGTACGGCTGCCTTCTGTGACGAACTGCGCAACCGGGGGCTGGCGGAGGACATCCGTTCCCGTACCGGGCTGATACTGGATGCTTATTTTTCCGGCACCAAAGTGAAATGGATACTCGATAATGTGGAAGGCGCCCGCCAGCGCGCTGAAGCCGGGGAACTGGCATTCGGCACGGTAGACACCTGGCTCATCTGGAACTTTACCAAAGGGAAATTGCATATCACCGATGTGAGCAATGCCTCCCGTACCATGTTGTATAATATTCATACCCAGCAATGGGACGAAAGCCTCCTTGAACTGATGGGCATTCCGGCCAGCATGCTGCCGGAAGTACGCGCATCCAGCGAGATATATGGCCATACGGAAGCTACGCTTACCCCTTATGAGATTCCCATTGCGGGCATTGCCGGGGATCAGCAGGCAGCATTGTTCGGCCAGATGTGCATTGAGCCGGGCATGGTAAAAAACACCTATGGTACCGGTTGCTTTATGATGCTGAATACCGGTGATAAAGCCATTGAGTCCGGCAACAATCTGCTGACGACTATCGCCTGGCGCATCGATGGTAAAACCCAATACGCGCTTGAAGGCAGCATTTTCATCGGCGGCGCCGTAGTGCAATGGCTGCGGGACGGTCTGGGCATTATCCGCCATTCCGCTGATGTGGAAGCATTGGCGCTGTCAGTCAAAGATACGGACGGGGTGTACCTGGTGCCTGCCTTTGCCGGCCTTGGAGCGCCGCATTGGAACCAGTATGCGCGGGGCACCATTGTTGGGATGACACGGGGCACAAAGGATGCTCACATAGCCCGTGCAGCGCTGGACAGCATCGCTTATCAGACCATGGATGTTTTAAAAGCGATGGAAGCCGATGCCGGGATGAAGATCGCGGAACTTCGCGTAGATGGCGGGGCAACGGCCAACAACCTGCTGATGCAGTTCCAGGCAGATATTATGGAAACCAACGTGGTACGCCCGAAGGTGACGGAAACGACCGCTCTTGGCGCGGCTTACCTCGCCGGCCTGGCCACCGGGTTCTGGGACAGCATTGAGACCATCCGCAGCCAGTGGAAGGAGGATGCGCGTTTCGCACCGGAAATGGAAACCTCCAAACGGGAGCAACTCACAAAAGGCTGGGAACGCGCCATCCGCGCTGCCAAAGTCTGGGCCGAACAATAA
- a CDS encoding TonB-dependent receptor codes for MKLIAMLLTIFLVQISSAAYLQQISLDLENASLRKVFSEIRKQTGYQVLYSTEMLEGTYPVTLRMQNASLEQALKAALQGQPLSYRLENRIILITVRLQPPPLLEEPGPPQQKIIKGRVVNSRGETLPGVTVRIKGTALGTTTDENGNFTLNVPEKADTLMFNYIGYSTLEVRLDGRSAWNVVLREQSEGLDEVVVVGYGTQKKSLVTAAISTVDQKTIRETPGASLQNLLTGKVSGYFSQQRSGQPGGDAAEMTIRGVATYNGGVSPLILVDDVEYNLGQFQFINVDEVSSISILKDAEATAIYGVKGANGVILVTTKRGRTGKPSIEIRSEAGVQVPVRTLRTLGAYDAAVLTNEALVNDGLARLFDDEDLELYRTGADPYGHPDVDWYKTIYRDLAPMTQTNLNFSGGSNRVRYFLSMGYLNQGGLLKDIPYKGREPEPNSSKVNNNYYLHRYKFRSNLDIDVTRSLKVKLDLTGTFAETNQPSPSVAFQVFQYDFTRSYGYPVYNPDGSFGYPDAALYQPRDKFNNIAGLMSLGGYSRDYNNFMNAGFTAEQQLSSMLKGLSVKGMATYSYANTATRSQTRSGIPAYYYNPEDGSYTPRDVNIYRVAPYTLGYNGGTPNHRLNLQASVNYNGNYGGGHNVNVLLLYNQTSYFEGAALPFNFRGYTYRFGYNYKERYVFSASGAYNGSDRFVTQKRFNLFPAFALAWNAHNENFFKDKLPFVQQLKFRGSVGIVGNDNIGSVNQYFFEERYVRSGGYAFGETPNAVTAIIESDQGNDDVSWETERKWNFGIDLALFNNKLNVTADYFHNYRYDILTRRQTIPRSFGVQTATLPYVNLGEVENAGYELNIRHNGTIGKVGYNIGGMMTFAKNKVIFRDDPPALYPWQDRTGMPIGTNRQYIWEGAFYSADDLNKPDVPKPAGTVREGFLRYKDLNGDGIINVDDMAYTGRPNLPNTVLGITLGANYKGFNIAALFQSNLGADSHTSFDMAVPFKAALQPLHLKRWTPETAATAEFPALTSNFVGTYMNPNGNLSTFWTQSTDYIRLRSVEMGYTFPSHIAQRLKLSSLRLFANGYNLFTWSSFFNKYQYDPEVAANIGTYVYPVTRIFNAGVSISL; via the coding sequence ATGAAGCTGATAGCGATGTTGCTCACCATTTTTCTTGTACAGATCTCAAGTGCAGCTTATCTCCAGCAAATCAGCCTTGATCTTGAAAATGCTTCTTTACGCAAGGTATTTTCCGAGATCAGGAAGCAGACGGGTTATCAGGTGCTTTACAGTACCGAAATGCTGGAAGGAACCTATCCGGTGACACTGCGCATGCAAAACGCCAGTTTGGAACAAGCGCTGAAAGCTGCGCTGCAAGGCCAGCCGCTTAGCTACCGGCTGGAAAACAGGATCATACTTATCACCGTCAGGTTGCAGCCGCCGCCACTGCTTGAGGAACCGGGGCCACCCCAGCAGAAAATCATAAAAGGCAGGGTCGTTAATTCCAGAGGTGAAACGCTGCCCGGCGTGACTGTAAGGATAAAAGGCACTGCGCTTGGTACCACAACGGATGAGAATGGGAATTTCACGCTTAACGTTCCGGAAAAAGCGGACACGCTCATGTTCAACTATATCGGGTATTCCACGCTGGAGGTACGGCTGGACGGGCGTTCTGCATGGAATGTAGTATTGCGGGAGCAGAGCGAGGGGCTTGATGAAGTGGTCGTAGTCGGATACGGTACCCAGAAGAAATCGCTCGTCACCGCTGCCATCAGTACGGTTGATCAGAAAACCATCCGGGAGACACCGGGCGCCAGCTTGCAGAATCTGCTCACAGGCAAAGTAAGCGGCTATTTTTCACAGCAGCGCAGCGGCCAACCGGGAGGCGATGCCGCCGAAATGACCATTCGGGGTGTAGCTACCTACAACGGTGGCGTATCCCCGCTGATATTGGTAGATGATGTGGAATATAATCTTGGACAATTCCAGTTTATCAATGTGGATGAAGTATCGTCTATCTCCATCCTGAAAGATGCGGAAGCTACGGCCATCTATGGCGTAAAAGGAGCGAACGGTGTGATACTGGTTACTACAAAACGCGGCAGGACGGGGAAACCTTCCATAGAGATCCGCTCGGAAGCGGGAGTACAGGTGCCGGTAAGAACATTGCGGACCTTGGGCGCTTACGATGCAGCCGTGCTCACTAATGAGGCCCTGGTAAACGATGGCCTGGCTCGTTTGTTTGACGATGAGGACCTGGAATTGTATCGCACCGGCGCGGACCCGTACGGGCATCCGGATGTGGATTGGTACAAAACTATTTACCGGGACCTGGCGCCCATGACCCAGACAAATCTGAATTTTTCAGGCGGCAGTAACCGGGTACGCTATTTCCTGTCCATGGGATACCTGAACCAGGGCGGCCTGCTGAAAGACATTCCCTATAAAGGCAGGGAACCGGAGCCGAATAGCAGCAAGGTCAATAATAACTACTACCTCCATCGCTACAAGTTCCGCTCCAACCTGGATATTGATGTAACCAGATCGCTGAAAGTAAAACTTGATCTGACCGGCACTTTTGCAGAAACCAATCAACCTTCACCCAGTGTCGCATTCCAGGTATTTCAGTATGATTTTACCCGGTCTTACGGCTACCCGGTTTATAATCCGGATGGCAGTTTCGGGTATCCGGACGCGGCCTTGTACCAGCCAAGGGACAAATTCAACAATATTGCAGGGCTGATGTCGCTGGGAGGGTACTCCCGTGACTACAACAATTTCATGAATGCAGGCTTTACTGCGGAACAGCAGTTGAGTTCGATGCTGAAAGGGCTGTCTGTCAAGGGAATGGCCACTTATTCCTATGCGAATACAGCTACGCGCTCCCAGACCCGTAGCGGTATTCCAGCTTATTATTACAATCCGGAGGACGGCTCCTACACACCGCGTGATGTCAATATCTACCGTGTTGCGCCTTATACGCTGGGATACAACGGCGGAACGCCCAACCACCGGCTCAACCTGCAGGCAAGCGTAAATTACAACGGTAATTATGGTGGCGGACATAACGTTAATGTGCTGTTGCTCTACAACCAGACAAGTTATTTCGAGGGAGCAGCGTTGCCTTTTAATTTCCGGGGGTACACCTATCGTTTCGGTTACAATTACAAGGAACGTTATGTGTTCAGTGCTTCTGGCGCATACAACGGCTCAGACCGTTTTGTTACACAGAAGCGCTTTAATCTTTTCCCCGCTTTTGCATTGGCATGGAATGCACACAACGAAAACTTTTTCAAAGATAAACTGCCTTTTGTACAGCAATTGAAGTTTCGCGGTTCTGTGGGCATTGTGGGTAATGACAACATTGGAAGTGTTAACCAGTATTTTTTTGAAGAGAGATATGTGCGGAGTGGTGGATATGCATTCGGAGAAACACCGAATGCCGTCACGGCTATTATTGAAAGCGATCAGGGGAATGATGATGTAAGTTGGGAGACCGAAAGGAAGTGGAATTTCGGGATTGATCTGGCTTTGTTCAATAACAAGCTCAATGTTACCGCAGATTACTTTCACAATTACCGCTATGATATCCTTACAAGGCGGCAGACCATTCCCCGTTCCTTCGGTGTGCAAACAGCCACACTTCCTTATGTGAACCTCGGGGAAGTGGAGAACGCGGGATACGAGCTGAATATCCGGCACAATGGCACGATAGGAAAAGTTGGATACAACATCGGCGGTATGATGACCTTTGCGAAAAACAAGGTGATTTTCCGTGATGACCCACCGGCACTCTATCCCTGGCAAGACCGTACTGGAATGCCCATTGGCACCAACCGCCAGTACATTTGGGAAGGGGCGTTCTATTCTGCGGACGACCTTAATAAGCCGGATGTGCCCAAACCTGCGGGGACCGTACGTGAAGGCTTCCTCAGGTATAAAGATCTGAACGGGGACGGAATTATCAATGTAGACGATATGGCCTATACCGGCCGGCCCAATCTTCCAAACACCGTGTTGGGCATTACGCTCGGAGCCAATTATAAAGGGTTCAATATTGCTGCGCTCTTCCAGTCTAATCTCGGAGCAGATTCACATACCAGTTTTGACATGGCTGTACCTTTCAAAGCAGCGCTGCAGCCGTTACATCTGAAACGATGGACACCGGAAACCGCTGCTACGGCAGAATTCCCCGCATTGACATCCAATTTTGTGGGTACCTATATGAATCCGAACGGCAACCTGTCTACCTTCTGGACGCAAAGCACAGACTACATCCGCCTTCGCTCGGTGGAAATGGGGTACACTTTCCCGTCTCACATCGCACAGCGGTTAAAACTGTCTTCGTTAAGACTGTTTGCGAACGGTTACAATCTCTTCACCTGGTCCAGTTTTTTCAATAAATACCAGTACGATCCGGAAGTTGCCGCCAATATCGGCACCTATGTATATCCCGTTACCAGGATATTCAATGCAGGCGTCAGCATCAGCCTTTGA
- a CDS encoding MIP/aquaporin family protein, with translation MSTFLAEMIGTALLVLLGDGVVANCILNKSKGQNGGWIVITMGWAMAVFVGVFAVGAYSGAHLNSAVTIALATAGSIEWAQVPTYISAQMLGAFLGACLVWVAYKQHFDATDDPDGKLAIFCTGPAIRSTIPNLLTEIIGTFVLIFGVFYIAKAEVGLGAVDALPVALLVLAIGLSLGGPTGYAINPARDLGPRIAHFILPIKGKRDSDWGYAWIPIVGPIIGALLAAALHLALK, from the coding sequence ATGTCCACATTCCTGGCAGAAATGATCGGTACCGCATTGCTCGTCCTTCTTGGGGATGGCGTTGTGGCCAACTGTATATTGAATAAAAGCAAAGGGCAGAACGGCGGATGGATCGTGATCACCATGGGCTGGGCCATGGCCGTATTTGTCGGCGTATTTGCCGTAGGCGCTTACAGCGGCGCTCACCTGAATTCCGCGGTGACCATTGCACTGGCTACTGCCGGCAGTATTGAATGGGCGCAGGTGCCCACATACATCTCGGCGCAGATGCTGGGCGCTTTCCTGGGCGCGTGCCTGGTATGGGTCGCCTACAAACAGCATTTCGATGCCACGGACGATCCCGATGGCAAACTGGCTATATTCTGCACCGGCCCGGCTATCCGCAGCACAATACCCAACCTGTTGACGGAGATCATCGGTACGTTTGTGCTGATCTTCGGCGTGTTTTATATTGCCAAGGCAGAAGTAGGTCTGGGTGCAGTGGATGCACTGCCTGTAGCCTTGCTGGTACTGGCCATCGGGCTTTCCCTGGGTGGGCCTACCGGTTACGCCATCAACCCCGCCCGTGACCTCGGCCCCCGTATTGCCCATTTTATATTGCCCATCAAAGGGAAAAGGGACAGCGACTGGGGATATGCCTGGATACCCATAGTGGGGCCGATAATCGGCGCTTTGCTGGCGGCCGCTTTGCACCTGGCATTAAAGTAA
- a CDS encoding RagB/SusD family nutrient uptake outer membrane protein encodes MYKYTTILYILSACMLTCIFSCRDARDFLDPKSTNELNEAAVFIDSARTMDFLSGIYSRLEFGNNAGKEVNTVGAGFSECTDEAETRWPGAHNVPNQIFGGTFGPNFYAKTDNSWSYLYTGIRHVNIYLKNLPNMPLSPQLKARTALEARFLRAYFYHNLIKYWGGVVLVGDEVFALDAPNEAGRNTYAECVDYIVSELDAIALPLPLNYNGINYGRITRGAALALKSRVLLFAASPLFNGGSFATDPEVISLTAYPSADESRWGKALQAAQDVMEMNRYSLHTDNTTRPGNGFYQLFLERVNNEYILAEMVGANKIIEAACNPPSRNGNFLRYPSQQLVDAFPMKNGKVISEPGSGYNENDMYANRDPRFYFTVVYNGALYFDHRTNAASPVYTYQGANLDGLKPASNNTGTNTGYYVRKAADENLSAASSANTLRCPPILRYAEIMLNLAEAAVETGDWPRARMQLVELRKRAGIEPGADGFYGLPANPGPEEARELVHNERFIELAFEEHRYWDLRRWRIGDRYDGKFIEGIRITSNSDGSFSQTRFNVRSPRYFKANSYLFPIPQTEIAVNRNIKQNPGW; translated from the coding sequence ATGTACAAATACACTACGATATTATACATCCTGTCTGCCTGCATGCTGACCTGTATTTTCAGTTGCAGGGATGCCAGGGATTTCCTGGACCCGAAGTCCACGAATGAACTGAACGAAGCTGCCGTTTTTATAGACAGTGCACGTACCATGGATTTTCTTTCAGGCATTTACAGCCGCCTGGAGTTTGGGAACAACGCAGGTAAGGAAGTGAATACGGTAGGAGCCGGATTCAGTGAATGCACTGATGAAGCGGAAACCCGCTGGCCAGGGGCGCATAATGTGCCCAACCAGATATTCGGCGGAACCTTCGGGCCAAATTTCTATGCCAAAACGGATAACTCATGGAGTTACCTTTATACCGGCATCCGGCATGTGAATATCTATCTGAAAAACCTGCCGAATATGCCGCTTTCTCCTCAACTCAAAGCCAGAACGGCACTGGAGGCACGTTTTCTGCGAGCATACTTCTATCACAATCTCATAAAATACTGGGGCGGAGTGGTGCTGGTGGGGGATGAGGTCTTCGCCCTTGATGCGCCGAATGAGGCGGGCAGAAATACATATGCCGAGTGTGTGGACTATATTGTTTCCGAATTAGACGCTATTGCCCTGCCACTTCCTTTAAATTACAACGGCATCAATTATGGAAGAATCACCCGCGGTGCTGCGCTTGCGCTAAAATCCCGCGTGCTCCTGTTTGCAGCCAGCCCATTATTCAATGGCGGCAGCTTCGCTACAGACCCGGAAGTGATATCGCTCACCGCATATCCCTCTGCGGACGAAAGCCGGTGGGGCAAAGCGCTGCAGGCTGCGCAGGATGTAATGGAGATGAACAGGTATTCCCTCCACACAGACAATACCACACGTCCAGGCAATGGATTCTACCAGCTCTTTCTGGAAAGAGTGAACAATGAGTACATTCTTGCGGAAATGGTCGGAGCTAACAAGATCATTGAAGCAGCCTGCAACCCGCCCTCCCGCAACGGCAATTTCCTGCGTTACCCGTCGCAGCAACTGGTAGATGCCTTCCCGATGAAAAATGGCAAAGTCATCAGCGAACCTGGTTCGGGTTATAATGAAAATGATATGTATGCCAACCGCGATCCCCGTTTTTACTTCACGGTTGTCTACAATGGCGCGTTATATTTTGATCACAGGACGAATGCTGCCTCACCCGTTTATACTTACCAGGGGGCAAACCTTGACGGCCTCAAACCGGCCTCCAACAATACGGGTACGAATACCGGCTATTATGTGAGAAAAGCTGCGGACGAAAATCTCAGCGCCGCCAGCTCTGCGAATACCCTCCGCTGCCCGCCCATTTTGAGGTATGCCGAGATCATGCTGAATCTCGCGGAAGCTGCGGTTGAAACGGGAGACTGGCCGAGGGCAAGAATGCAGCTTGTTGAATTAAGGAAAAGGGCCGGCATAGAACCGGGGGCAGATGGTTTCTATGGCCTTCCCGCAAACCCCGGCCCCGAAGAGGCCCGCGAATTGGTCCATAATGAACGCTTCATAGAGCTGGCATTTGAAGAACACCGCTACTGGGACCTCAGACGCTGGCGTATCGGGGACCGTTACGATGGAAAGTTTATTGAGGGGATCCGTATTACGTCCAATTCTGACGGTTCTTTCAGCCAAACGCGATTCAATGTGAGAAGCCCGCGTTACTTCAAGGCCAACAGCTATCTGTTCCCGATCCCGCAAACAGAGATCGCGGTAAACCGTAACATCAAGCAAAATCCGGGATGGTAA
- a CDS encoding bifunctional 2-polyprenyl-6-hydroxyphenol methylase/3-demethylubiquinol 3-O-methyltransferase UbiG, with the protein MSLPQHSDATLRYQQQVENSRNYVLPFIAQEFPDMNGLRVMEIGCGEGGVLTPFLEKGCHCVGVDLFPERIALATGFLGDYVNNGQLQLIAKNIYDVDFFGEFQHAFDLIILKDAIEHIPEQDKLVAYLKNLLSPRGQVYFGFPPWYMPHGGHQQICQSKVLSFLPYIHLLPRPLYRGLLKAFGEHEGTVRELMELVDTGISIERFEKVVKAAGFDITQRKYYLINPIYKYKFKLQPREQFGWMKGIPFVRNFFTTCMYYMIRPEAER; encoded by the coding sequence ATGTCACTACCACAACATTCGGATGCCACCCTTCGCTACCAACAGCAGGTAGAGAATTCCAGGAATTACGTTTTGCCCTTCATTGCGCAGGAATTCCCGGATATGAACGGACTGCGCGTAATGGAGATCGGTTGCGGCGAAGGCGGGGTACTGACGCCTTTCCTGGAAAAAGGCTGCCATTGTGTGGGTGTTGACCTGTTCCCGGAACGCATCGCGCTCGCCACCGGTTTTCTGGGTGACTATGTCAATAATGGCCAATTGCAGCTGATCGCCAAAAACATCTACGATGTGGATTTCTTCGGCGAGTTTCAGCATGCCTTTGATCTCATCATCCTGAAAGATGCCATTGAGCACATTCCGGAGCAGGACAAGCTGGTCGCCTACCTGAAGAATCTGCTTTCCCCGCGCGGACAGGTGTATTTCGGTTTCCCGCCCTGGTATATGCCGCACGGCGGGCACCAGCAGATCTGCCAGAGCAAGGTGCTGAGCTTCCTGCCGTACATCCACCTTCTCCCCCGCCCGCTGTACCGCGGCCTGCTGAAGGCCTTCGGGGAGCATGAGGGAACGGTCAGGGAGCTGATGGAGCTGGTGGATACAGGCATTTCCATCGAGCGGTTCGAGAAGGTCGTGAAAGCGGCGGGATTCGATATCACCCAGCGTAAATATTATCTCATCAACCCCATCTACAAATATAAATTCAAGCTGCAGCCCAGGGAGCAATTCGGATGGATGAAAGGCATTCCTTTTGTGCGGAATTTCTTTACGACGTGCATGTACTATATGATCCGGCCGGAAGCGGAGAGATAA
- the fsa gene encoding fructose-6-phosphate aldolase has protein sequence MKFFIDTANLAQIKEAHDLGILDGVTTNPSLMAKEGIKGEAAIMKHYEAICEVVEGGDVSAEVLSTDYASMVEEGKKLAAIHPNIVVKVPMIKDGVKAIKWFTDNGIRTNCTLVFSAGQAILAAKAGASYVSPFIGRIDDGSWDGVELIAQIAQIYSVQGFKTEILAASIRNALHIVKCAEVGADVCTCPLDSILGLLKHPLTDIGLAKFLEDAKKM, from the coding sequence ATGAAATTCTTTATAGATACAGCAAACCTTGCGCAGATAAAGGAAGCGCACGACCTTGGTATCCTCGACGGTGTTACGACCAACCCTTCTCTCATGGCGAAGGAAGGTATTAAAGGTGAAGCTGCCATCATGAAACATTATGAAGCCATCTGCGAAGTGGTAGAAGGTGGCGATGTGAGCGCTGAAGTGCTCTCCACCGATTACGCCAGCATGGTGGAAGAAGGGAAGAAACTTGCAGCCATTCACCCGAACATCGTGGTGAAGGTGCCCATGATAAAAGACGGCGTGAAAGCCATCAAATGGTTTACTGACAACGGTATCCGTACCAACTGTACGCTTGTGTTCTCCGCAGGTCAGGCCATTCTGGCGGCAAAAGCCGGCGCATCCTACGTATCGCCGTTCATCGGGCGTATTGACGACGGCAGCTGGGATGGTGTGGAACTCATCGCGCAGATCGCACAGATCTACAGCGTTCAGGGCTTCAAAACGGAGATCCTTGCAGCTTCCATCCGCAATGCCCTCCACATTGTAAAATGTGCGGAAGTTGGCGCCGATGTATGTACCTGCCCGCTGGACTCCATCCTCGGCCTGCTGAAACATCCCCTGACGGACATTGGCCTGGCCAAGTTCCTGGAAGATGCCAAGAAAATGTAA
- a CDS encoding RNA polymerase sigma-70 factor: MLKAGDNRAFDELYNRHWKALYQTAYYILRDENACMDILQDIFVWLWEHHEHLVLTSVRGYLTMAVKYKVSNYIRRLNQQRAFYGQVTVPSPVPAEGELSVELKELKALVIHFTEGLPGRCKEIFLLSRNEYLSNRQIAQKLGISEKTVENQITTALKRLRMKLGNLSSLLIFF; the protein is encoded by the coding sequence TTGTTGAAGGCCGGCGATAACCGCGCTTTCGATGAATTGTATAACCGCCATTGGAAAGCCCTTTACCAGACTGCTTATTACATATTGCGCGATGAAAACGCCTGCATGGATATTCTGCAGGACATATTTGTCTGGCTATGGGAACATCACGAACACCTTGTGCTAACCTCTGTGCGCGGCTATCTTACGATGGCTGTTAAATACAAAGTGTCGAACTACATTCGCCGTCTGAACCAGCAAAGAGCTTTTTACGGACAAGTGACAGTACCCTCACCAGTTCCAGCCGAGGGCGAGTTGTCTGTTGAACTGAAAGAACTGAAAGCACTCGTCATCCATTTTACAGAAGGCCTGCCCGGACGTTGCAAAGAAATTTTTCTGTTAAGCAGGAACGAATACCTTTCTAACCGGCAAATTGCGCAAAAGCTCGGCATTTCTGAAAAAACAGTGGAAAATCAGATCACTACCGCCCTGAAACGCCTCCGGATGAAACTTGGCAACCTCTCTTCCCTGCTGATCTTTTTCTGA